The Trichoderma atroviride chromosome 5, complete sequence genome contains a region encoding:
- a CDS encoding uncharacterized protein (EggNog:ENOG41): MAGSYSPIPTFILCPDFNIPPPPLGQLQLGSVLGDLGIQGVLNPINRGDEIQVSESSLVPADGPLEKAGFTRHLEDLHHGKSSIWARILNEDVLGAKFFGKRTGNETLTVDKLFMRYFTPSEEFKSKLLNLQRLSKVQHQQGTISSELAVPEPLSSTSIGLEGSYSHGSTISCGFSSSSPFILGFRVKKIWWDRHGKWHEKERTAGCTLSYGSHRDGSVMDGIRYADDEVDSAEDQTFVDETLFGETDPITWIIRR, from the exons ATGGCCGGATCATACAGTCCTATACCAACCTTCATACTCTGTCCTGATTTTAATATTCCACCCCCACCCCTTGGCCAGCTACAGCTGGGCTCCGTCCTTGGAGATCTCGGTATCCAGGGAGTGCTGAACCCGATCAATCGCGGTGATGAAATCCAAGTATCAGAGTCATCATTAGTCCCTGCTGATGGCCCGCTTGAAAAGGCGGGCTTCACACGCCATCTGGAGGATCTGCATCACGGAAAGAGCAGCATATGGGCTAGAATTCTCAATGAAGACGTTTTGGGCGCGAAATTCTTTGGTAAACGCACCGGGAACGAAACCTTGACAGTGGACAAGCTATTTATGCGATACTTCACTCCGAGCGAAGAATTCAAAAGCAAACTCTTGAATCTCCAACG ACTCTCCAAAGTCCAACATCAGCAAGGGACCATTAGCAGCGAGCTTGCAGTGCCCGAGCCACTTTCATCTACCTCGATTGGCTTGGAGGGAAGCTACTCGCATGGGTCGACTATCTCATGCGGCTTCAGTAGCTCGTCGCCATTTATCCTTGGTTTCCGAGTGAAGAAAATCTGGTGGGACAGGCATGGAAAGTGGCATGAAAAGGAGCGCACCGCGGGCTGTACGCTCTCCTATGGAAGTCACCGGGATGGCAGTGTTATGGATGGTATCCGATATGCTGATGACGAGGTGGACAGCGCAGAAGACCAGACATTTGTGGATGAGACCTTGTTTGGAGAGACTGATCCTATCACTTGGATTATACGGCGATAA